The Fusarium falciforme chromosome 12, complete sequence DNA window AGCCAGCCCGGCCAGCTAACATGAACAAAGATTCATGCTTGTCCCAGAAATCCGGCGTTTTCTGACAGTAATGTAGAAACAGGAGGGCTTTGCTTTCTAACCGCTCGACGTAGTCCTGGGGGGCGTCCTCAAGAGCCTCCAAGGCCAGCATTAGGGGTGTAAAGCCATCTTCGGTTCGCATCAGTAGAGCCTCCTGGTTGCATTCTGGGTCAATGTTGAACAGGGCTTCCATGAATGAGACCTCGCATGCATCGAAGCTTGCGCAAGCATGCCAGAGCGTGCCCGAATCCGGACCCTGAGCGAGGAGCGACAGCCCATGTTCGACGAGAAGCTTCAGGACGCTCCCATCACCCTCAAGATCGCAACAATGAAGGGTGGGAGTCCCCGTGTTTGTACTGACTTCAGGGTCACTCCCAAGCTTCAAAAGAAGACGAGCGCACTCCAGGGCATCGGCCGCGACAGCATGGTGTAGCAATGTTCCATCAATGTCGCTTCGCTGGAGAGTTTGGTTGACGCTAACACGACCGTCTTGCAGACAGAGTTGGAGCGTGGCAGTGTCGTCATTGTCGATTGCGGCTAAAGTCTTGTCAACCAGCGCCGCAATTGAAAGGGATATCCGGCTGTCCGTCAAGGTTGTATCGTTTGTGAAGTCGAACCCAAGAGTGACGGCGGCAAGCCAGATCTTGTTGCCAAGGTCAAAACCCCAGTCTAAGTCGTATGATGAGGACTTCATCAAGTAGTTGAGTAGCCTAAGGATGGCTTCTTCTAAGCCTGAGCAATCTTCTCTGTTGGGCCAGGTTTTGAGGTAATCTCCAAAGGCAGTTATGTCATCGTCAGTCAGGGTATGTCCATGATCCAACAGTGTCATGAGTGGCTCGAAACTCTCTAAATGGCAACCAATGATGGCGACAGTCAATAGCAAGGAATGGTCACCAACTGGGCCATCGAGTTCATTGAGCGATGCCCCTTCTGAGATGAGGCAATCGATCGTTTCGTTCCGCCGAGTTGATGAAGAGAGAATTCCGGTGAAATAGTGCGAGCCGCGGTCGGGATATCTGCCTGAGAGGTCTTCTATGAAACCGAGCAATGAAATCTCAGCAAGTAGAAGCGGTGTTCCCAGGGGAGATTTGGTATCGACTTGAACTCCAGTCTGAATGAGAAATGAACATATCTCGGGAATGTTCAACGCTGAGGCAATACAAAACGGAGGCAGCGAATTGCTTAGAATCAGGCGTTGGATTTTCTGCTTAACATCCCAAGGACCAACAACCGGGTTCGTTGCTGGGGGCATGAAAGAAAAAATGTCCCGCAGAAGAAAGTGAACCCAAAGACGAAAGTTGGGCGTTGCATCCCGGCGAAACAGCGACTTGGCCGCATCCAACAATGAGGCATTGCTGAGTCCATCACGAGTGAGCCGCAGCCAGATGACAGACGCCATCTGGAAGAAGGAGTAGAACTCCTTGCTCTCAACCAAATCATCAGAGAAGAAACGCTCGACATGTTTGTCATCTATGTTGCCAACTTGCAAGAACCTCAGACATTGGAGGGCGATCAGCGCCTGGCCCTCCGATGTGACAAGCCTATACGCTACCAGTTCTGGAGTCTGCGAAAGCACCTCACCTTGTAGGAACTCCTTGACTGAGAAGTGAGCAAACTCAAACGATTGATGTTGGCCATCTTGAGCGGATTTCCGTATGAGACTGCTGCAACACAGAAAGATCTCTCTCTCTGAGACTGTGTTTGTTTCATCCATGTGCACGCCAATGGTCTCGGGTACGGAGACGGCCAGGCAGAGGTCCTCAATAGGCATTTTTGGATACTTAGCGATGAAATGGAGGCACTTCTGGACCAGCTTGCGGACTCGGAGCGGGCGCTTGTTGATTCTCTGAAGCAGTCGAAGATAGGTCTCAGACAGAGTTGGCGGCAGCTCGTGAAGAGCATGACGGCGATCTGCGTCTGTGAGCAGCTGACCTAGGTAGTCTAGCTGGCAAACGACCCAACGAAACCTGGTTCGTTAGTAGTCAAACAAAAACAGGGGAAACTAGGAAGGTACTCACATCCCGTTTGCCCTACTGACTAGTTCACTTTGGATCTCATCCTTGATCGTCTTGTTTTGGATATCCAGCTGCTTCGCTCGGATCCTCCGCTCGATCTCGGCCCGGACATAGATTTTAAGGTCCTCTTCACGTGCTTCGATGGCAACCTCCTTAAATCCGTCCTCGAGAGCCTGTCTGATTTCGATCTCGTTCCGGCTTACCAACGCAATCGAAGTCGTGTTTGTGAAGTCGGCCAAGTCACAAAGGGCTTCCAGAACTTCATAGACACCATCGGCGCATTCGTCGAGACCAtcaacgatgatgatgacctgTGAGAAGAGATTGCAAATCTTTTCCATTGTTTTGACAAGCTCGCTAGGGTCAACTGGCTTGTTCAGTCCTCGGGCTGGATGAAGCTCTTCATAGTACTGTTCCAGAAGATTGAACGACTCATCCCGCTGAATAGCAAGCTGTGATGCCAAAGCGCCAATGATGTTGACCGATTTCAGGGTCGCCTCTTGCTTGTAATCacagaaaaagaaagcaacAGCGACATCGGGTTCAGCCTCCTTCCTAATGATGGCTTCCTGTATCATGGCACCAGCCAAGACAGTCTTGCCTCCGCCCGCAGCGCCGTTGGGCCAGAGTCTTGAACCGGGCGTCTGCAGCCACTCTGTAAAGGCAAAGGAGTGAGTAAACCATTCGCCAGTGGTTGGCTGTCGCAGTTTAAGACTCTGGTCTAGATTGGCTTGAGGGTTGAGCTCTGGGGCCATGAAAAAGTCTAAGACGAGCTGTTTTCTCGGGTCCATGAGGATCGCGGTCCGGATCTCCACCTTCTCCAGAGTTGAGGTAATCTTGGCGAGTGTTTCCCCGTTCTCTTGCTGTTTCATGAGACATAGCTGCAAACTGCGCATCGTGTCGGCCGAGGTAGCGAGGGTGATGCTGTCTTTGCACCGTGAAAGCTGCTGCAACAGTTCTCGCGTATCTGAAGCCGAAAATGGCCACTTTAGTTGCCGAGACACACCCTCCCAGCGGGAGCGATTGTTGAAACTGTCAATGGCTTTCGTGACCTTTCGTTCGATGTTCTCGAATATCTTGCGACACTCGATGAGGTGGCCAACTTTGAGGGCAGGCTCAAAAGCCTGGCCCTCGGCTTCTAGCTCATCAGCGAGTGCCTCAAGACTGCGAAGGAGACCTGAGAAGCTGTTTATTTCTGTGGCCAGAGCTTGAATCTCCTGCTTTGCGCCGCTTGCGGTGCGTCCAAACTTGTATGTGTAGCGGAAGAGGGTGTCGGCAAGACTGATGAGGCCAGCGATGCTCGCTGCCATGGACAACGGATCAGCCATTTTCGTGTATACTAACCATGTAGCCTAGGTAGGGTTTCGTTGGGCATGTATATTGGCTAGTTAGTTCGGAGTGCTTTTCGTTTGTGGTATGGTGAGTTTTGTCTGAGGAAGCAACCTGGAAGAAGCGGGGGGCGCTTATGTACCGGCTCAGGAGTCAGCTGTCAGCCTGTCAGTTGGCCAGCCTGAGGCTCTTGGAGGCGAAGTCAGGCTGTGCCAGGCCGCCCCGGTGCGCCTTTTTATCGTGGGCGGTTAGCACAGCCAGTGACAGCCTGCATGAACCCCCTCATGCACGTAGCGCAATGAAAAAAGACACTGGCCAAAACGGGGCAATGAGCATACCCTGCTCTAAGGCTAGTAATAAAGACACAGAGAGAATATGAAGAGGTGGTTAGAACCTTATCTCATCTTATGATGTTTTGAGTATATGTTAgtgtattttatataaatctaCCCATCATCATAGTCATAGGCTTTGAGGAGTGGGCTACGTTCTGTCGTTTCTCTTGACCCGGCTGCCCCTCAATTGCCCGTCGAGTCGTTTGAGGCAATGTGGCATGGTTACGGTCGCATGCATGGTGGCTGTGTCCTCGCTTCTTTCGCCTTGTGGGGATTGGATGAGATGGGTTGAAAAGTGATCGAATATTGGCAACTGATCAAGACTTCCTATGAATTAACAGATCCTATATACTTAGAGCAATATAAAGAACACTAATTGACTTTTAAACCTAAATATTATTCGAGTTCCTTAACACTTAAAAGGGCGCACGGTCATGTGACTGCCAATCACTCCTCGAGGTGGTGTAATATATTTCAACCTCGATCAATGAAACGACGCCATTAGGGTTAGTAAGCATAGAAGTCAGACACAACCTTACACCGACCAACCTTGAACGACTTTCCTTTTCTCTACTACTTACCCATAGCTGCCATGTTGTTCACATTCTCCATATGGTGCTGCTTATTAGCACTTGGCCCCCTGTTTGTTGCAGGGGACTCCACCCTTGACAACTCCTTCCGCAAGCACTGTCTCTCCTACAAACCCCACAGACTGATATTCAACTCCACCTTGACGCGCCTGGAGTACCTCATTAATGGCACCAAGCTTGGCCTCAATGACAATGTCGAGTCCTGCAACCGGCCTTCTCAGCAAGTCTTGGCCGATATCTGCCGCATTGCTCTGCAGATCCCAACTTCAGAGCGATCCAGCATAAGCTTTGAGCTATGGCTTCCGCAGAAGTGGGAAGGGGCTCGATATCTCGCGACTGGGAATGGGGGCGTTGATGGATGTGAGTGTTCTAACGAAACTGAGAGACGACGCTGATGAAATTTCAAGGTATCAAGTACGAGGACCTGGCATATGGAACAGCTCACGGGTTTGCTACTATGGGCACGAACAACGGCCATAATGGCACTACGGGTGAAACCTTTTTCAATAACCCCGATATTATCGAGGATTTTTCGTATCGAGCGTATGTGTGCTTA harbors:
- a CDS encoding NACHT domain-containing protein, with the protein product MADPLSMAASIAGLISLADTLFRYTYKFGRTASGAKQEIQALATEINSFSGLLRSLEALADELEAEGQAFEPALKVGHLIECRKIFENIERKVTKAIDSFNNRSRWEGVSRQLKWPFSASDTRELLQQLSRCKDSITLATSADTMRSLQLCLMKQQENGETLAKITSTLEKVEIRTAILMDPRKQLVLDFFMAPELNPQANLDQSLKLRQPTTGEWFTHSFAFTEWLQTPGSRLWPNGAAGGGKTVLAGAMIQEAIIRKEAEPDVAVAFFFCDYKQEATLKSVNIIGALASQLAIQRDESFNLLEQYYEELHPARGLNKPVDPSELVKTMEKICNLFSQVIIIVDGLDECADGVYEVLEALCDLADFTNTTSIALVSRNEIEIRQALEDGFKEVAIEAREEDLKIYVRAEIERRIRAKQLDIQNKTIKDEIQSELVSRANGMFRWVVCQLDYLGQLLTDADRRHALHELPPTLSETYLRLLQRINKRPLRVRKLVQKCLHFIAKYPKMPIEDLCLAVSVPETIGVHMDETNTVSEREIFLCCSSLIRKSAQDGQHQSFEFAHFSVKEFLQGEVLSQTPELVAYRLVTSEGQALIALQCLRFLQVGNIDDKHVERFFSDDLVESKEFYSFFQMASVIWLRLTRDGLSNASLLDAAKSLFRRDATPNFRLWVHFLLRDIFSFMPPATNPVVGPWDVKQKIQRLILSNSLPPFCIASALNIPEICSFLIQTGVQVDTKSPLGTPLLLAEISLLGFIEDLSGRYPDRGSHYFTGILSSSTRRNETIDCLISEGASLNELDGPVGDHSLLLTVAIIGCHLESFEPLMTLLDHGHTLTDDDITAFGDYLKTWPNREDCSGLEEAILRLLNYLMKSSSYDLDWGFDLGNKIWLAAVTLGFDFTNDTTLTDSRISLSIAALVDKTLAAIDNDDTATLQLCLQDGRVSVNQTLQRSDIDGTLLHHAVAADALECARLLLKLGSDPEVSTNTGTPTLHCCDLEGDGSVLKLLVEHGLSLLAQGPDSGTLWHACASFDACEVSFMEALFNIDPECNQEALLMRTEDGFTPLMLALEALEDAPQDYVERLESKALLFLHYCQKTPDFWDKHESLFMLAGRAGSKKVFQQLLSLDPGSGVIKPGDATPFHSLAVNPTKEWLEFLTTAFPEALQLRFEDQLPLESYIERALKASMVPRSDVIQVLSPPEIWRLKSNKGVTPWEAVCNLKDQAQHWENLQQFLSSGWVDLDRTLADLLGFKAMEAYEAETGQCGVYLLVTYSWAHIGHWNVHTATLEQAIQSSSLWDPTQDVVVGYLKSMIQCMNTSMVQILIKYGADVHQRENGTSPIESACEPGVARNLCSKDDGIAILQCLLDHSRPERIRDFSTDDRAFSILHRLAMESPPKRIEWLLRKLIEKGADLDAISPLASPHSRMSPLTWHLKQKSILCAEVLLELGADPLLTGDGVFGPADAFTTAVVAGSLSFLEKLHSLSVKKPTVKGWKRRMDGSVGRKMEKLHGHPYFTNGTLCHWACAQMNFGVVEFLLQRQLVENIDSPCDGGLTALHFAAMFSQVNTIEILVSHKASVNLQSDGGQTALHLAAYFGNIDVTRALLQLGAMNLADKDGRTASMLASAEGHDNIAEIVDRHFTSLHQLSPESVVPLVQQLGIAIEQGNLDECQRLFAIGCPLNEPMRGWKPSYPLVSAFSKAQIAIAQWLLDNGASVLVNNGDTYHLDKSSTVIENAGADPDHLQLIPTVLARYHDEGGCWLRGFDFPLHYAAWTGHTEGLKLMLNYLAEHAVAIR